In the Larus michahellis chromosome 6, bLarMic1.1, whole genome shotgun sequence genome, one interval contains:
- the WDR33 gene encoding pre-mRNA 3' end processing protein WDR33 isoform X1 produces the protein MATEIGSPPRFFHMPRFQHQAPRQLFYKRPDFAQQQAMQQLTFDGKRMRKAVNRKTIDYNPSVIKYLENRVWQRDQRDMRAIQPDAGYYNDLVPPIGMLNNPMNAVTTKFVRTSTNKVKCPVFVVRWTPEGRRLVTGASSGEFTLWNGLTFNFETILQAHDSPVRAMTWSHNDMWMLTADHGGYVKYWQSNMNNVKMFQAHKEAIREASFSPTDNKFATCSDDGTVRIWDFLRCHEERILRGFSIECGEWCLLLWPGVV, from the exons ATGGCCACAGAAATCGGCTCCCCGCCCCGATTTTTCCATATGCCGAGGTTCCAGCACCAGGCGCCTCGGCAGTTGTTCTACAAAAGACCTGATTTTGCACAGCAGCAAGCAATGCAACAGCTTACTTTTGATGGAAAGCGGATGAGAAAAGCTGTGAACCGGAAGACCATAGACTACAATCCCTctgtaattaaatatttggaG aatAGAGTATGGCAGAGAGACCAGCGAGATATGCGAGCAATCCAGCCTGATGCCGGATATTATAATGAC TTGGTCCCTCCTATAGGAATGCTGAACAACCCTATGAATGCTGTAACAACAAAATTTGTTCGGACATCTACTAATAAAGTAAAATGCCCAGTGTTTGTTGTCAGG tggaCTCCTGAGGGGAGACGCTTGGTCACTGGGGCATCTAGTGGAGAGTTCACTTTATGGAATGGACTGACTTTCAATTTTGAAACGATATTGCAG GCTCACGACAGCCCTGTAAGGGCTATGACTTGGTCACACAATGATATGTGGATGCTGACAGCAGACCACGGGGGATATGTGAAATACTGGCAGTCCAACATGAACAACGTCAAGATGTTCCAGGCACATAAGGAGGCGATTAGAGAGGCCAG TTTCTCACCCACGGATAATAAATTTGCTACATGCTCTGACGACGGCACTGTTAGAATCTGGGACTTTCTACGTTGCCATGAGGAGAGAATTCTTCGAG GTTTTAGCATTGAGTGCGGAGAGTGGTGTCTGCTCCTGTGGCCAGGTGTGGTTTGA
- the WDR33 gene encoding pre-mRNA 3' end processing protein WDR33 isoform X2 — MATEIGSPPRFFHMPRFQHQAPRQLFYKRPDFAQQQAMQQLTFDGKRMRKAVNRKTIDYNPSVIKYLENRVWQRDQRDMRAIQPDAGYYNDLVPPIGMLNNPMNAVTTKFVRTSTNKVKCPVFVVRWTPEGRRLVTGASSGEFTLWNGLTFNFETILQAHDSPVRAMTWSHNDMWMLTADHGGYVKYWQSNMNNVKMFQAHKEAIREASFSPTDNKFATCSDDGTVRIWDFLRCHEERILREDFRSPAS; from the exons ATGGCCACAGAAATCGGCTCCCCGCCCCGATTTTTCCATATGCCGAGGTTCCAGCACCAGGCGCCTCGGCAGTTGTTCTACAAAAGACCTGATTTTGCACAGCAGCAAGCAATGCAACAGCTTACTTTTGATGGAAAGCGGATGAGAAAAGCTGTGAACCGGAAGACCATAGACTACAATCCCTctgtaattaaatatttggaG aatAGAGTATGGCAGAGAGACCAGCGAGATATGCGAGCAATCCAGCCTGATGCCGGATATTATAATGAC TTGGTCCCTCCTATAGGAATGCTGAACAACCCTATGAATGCTGTAACAACAAAATTTGTTCGGACATCTACTAATAAAGTAAAATGCCCAGTGTTTGTTGTCAGG tggaCTCCTGAGGGGAGACGCTTGGTCACTGGGGCATCTAGTGGAGAGTTCACTTTATGGAATGGACTGACTTTCAATTTTGAAACGATATTGCAG GCTCACGACAGCCCTGTAAGGGCTATGACTTGGTCACACAATGATATGTGGATGCTGACAGCAGACCACGGGGGATATGTGAAATACTGGCAGTCCAACATGAACAACGTCAAGATGTTCCAGGCACATAAGGAGGCGATTAGAGAGGCCAG TTTCTCACCCACGGATAATAAATTTGCTACATGCTCTGACGACGGCACTGTTAGAATCTGGGACTTTCTACGTTGCCATGAGGAGAGAATTCTTCGAG aagattTCCGAAGCCCAGCTTCCTAG
- the WDR33 gene encoding pre-mRNA 3' end processing protein WDR33 isoform X3 translates to MATEIGSPPRFFHMPRFQHQAPRQLFYKRPDFAQQQAMQQLTFDGKRMRKAVNRKTIDYNPSVIKYLENRVWQRDQRDMRAIQPDAGYYNDLVPPIGMLNNPMNAVTTKFVRTSTNKVKCPVFVVRWTPEGRRLVTGASSGEFTLWNGLTFNFETILQAHDSPVRAMTWSHNDMWMLTADHGGYVKYWQSNMNNVKMFQAHKEAIREASFSPTDNKFATCSDDGTVRIWDFLRCHEERILRAQ, encoded by the exons ATGGCCACAGAAATCGGCTCCCCGCCCCGATTTTTCCATATGCCGAGGTTCCAGCACCAGGCGCCTCGGCAGTTGTTCTACAAAAGACCTGATTTTGCACAGCAGCAAGCAATGCAACAGCTTACTTTTGATGGAAAGCGGATGAGAAAAGCTGTGAACCGGAAGACCATAGACTACAATCCCTctgtaattaaatatttggaG aatAGAGTATGGCAGAGAGACCAGCGAGATATGCGAGCAATCCAGCCTGATGCCGGATATTATAATGAC TTGGTCCCTCCTATAGGAATGCTGAACAACCCTATGAATGCTGTAACAACAAAATTTGTTCGGACATCTACTAATAAAGTAAAATGCCCAGTGTTTGTTGTCAGG tggaCTCCTGAGGGGAGACGCTTGGTCACTGGGGCATCTAGTGGAGAGTTCACTTTATGGAATGGACTGACTTTCAATTTTGAAACGATATTGCAG GCTCACGACAGCCCTGTAAGGGCTATGACTTGGTCACACAATGATATGTGGATGCTGACAGCAGACCACGGGGGATATGTGAAATACTGGCAGTCCAACATGAACAACGTCAAGATGTTCCAGGCACATAAGGAGGCGATTAGAGAGGCCAG TTTCTCACCCACGGATAATAAATTTGCTACATGCTCTGACGACGGCACTGTTAGAATCTGGGACTTTCTACGTTGCCATGAGGAGAGAATTCTTCGAG CTCAATGA
- the WDR33 gene encoding pre-mRNA 3' end processing protein WDR33 isoform X4 yields the protein MATEIGSPPRFFHMPRFQHQAPRQLFYKRPDFAQQQAMQQLTFDGKRMRKAVNRKTIDYNPSVIKYLENRVWQRDQRDMRAIQPDAGYYNDLVPPIGMLNNPMNAVTTKFVRTSTNKVKCPVFVVRWTPEGRRLVTGASSGEFTLWNGLTFNFETILQAHDSPVRAMTWSHNDMWMLTADHGGYVKYWQSNMNNVKMFQAHKEAIREASFSPTDNKFATCSDDGTVRIWDFLRCHEERILRA from the exons ATGGCCACAGAAATCGGCTCCCCGCCCCGATTTTTCCATATGCCGAGGTTCCAGCACCAGGCGCCTCGGCAGTTGTTCTACAAAAGACCTGATTTTGCACAGCAGCAAGCAATGCAACAGCTTACTTTTGATGGAAAGCGGATGAGAAAAGCTGTGAACCGGAAGACCATAGACTACAATCCCTctgtaattaaatatttggaG aatAGAGTATGGCAGAGAGACCAGCGAGATATGCGAGCAATCCAGCCTGATGCCGGATATTATAATGAC TTGGTCCCTCCTATAGGAATGCTGAACAACCCTATGAATGCTGTAACAACAAAATTTGTTCGGACATCTACTAATAAAGTAAAATGCCCAGTGTTTGTTGTCAGG tggaCTCCTGAGGGGAGACGCTTGGTCACTGGGGCATCTAGTGGAGAGTTCACTTTATGGAATGGACTGACTTTCAATTTTGAAACGATATTGCAG GCTCACGACAGCCCTGTAAGGGCTATGACTTGGTCACACAATGATATGTGGATGCTGACAGCAGACCACGGGGGATATGTGAAATACTGGCAGTCCAACATGAACAACGTCAAGATGTTCCAGGCACATAAGGAGGCGATTAGAGAGGCCAG TTTCTCACCCACGGATAATAAATTTGCTACATGCTCTGACGACGGCACTGTTAGAATCTGGGACTTTCTACGTTGCCATGAGGAGAGAATTCTTCGAG CCTAA